ACCCGCCGCGACTCGCTGGGCTGGCTGGAGCGCTTCGGCCGCTCCCTCAGTGGTGGCCGCCTGGAGGCTGCGCTGCTGGCCAACGAGGACAAGCTGCTGCTGGACCTGGCCGGCTGGAATACCCGCCGGGGCACCGCCATCTACCTGGGCCTGCGCCTGCTGCTTGCGCTGCTGGTGCTGGCCCTGGCGCTGGCGTTCAGCAGCGCGCACGGGCTGGCCAAGGTGATGGTGGTGATCGGTGCATTGGCAGCCGGGCTGCTGCTACCCAAGTTCGTGCTGTCGTCGTGGGTCAAGCGCCGCCGCCGCGCGGTCGAGAACGAGCTGCCCCTGCTGATCGACCTGCTGCGCCTGCTGCAGGGCGTGGGCTTCAGCATGGACCAGAGCCTGCAGACGCTGGGCGACAAGCTGCGCGATGCGCTTCCGGTACTGGGCGGCGAACTGCAGGAGGCGAACGTGGCCTACACCCACGGCCGCACCCGCGCGCAGTCACTGCGGCGATTGAGCGAGGTCTACGCCGACGACGACCTGACCAGCCTGATGCAGCTGATCCTGCAGGTGCATGCACATGGTGGCGCGGTGCAGGAACCGCTGCGCCAGTTCAGCATCCGCCTGCGCGAACAGCGCCGCAACACGTTGAAGGAAAAGGTCGGCAAGCTCTCGGTGAAGATGACCGTGGTGATGATGCTGACCCTGTTGCCGGCACTGATGCTGGTGCTTGCCGGTCCAGCGCTCGTCGCGCTGGCCACCACCATGTCCAAGATGGGATCCCCATGATGCCAGCCCTGCGCTCCTCCTGCCTGCTGCTTGCCGTCGCCCTCGCCGCCCTGGCCAGTGGCTGCGCCTCGACCACGCCGAAGTACGTGCGGGCCCCCAGCCTTGCGCCGCCGGAACCCGATCCGCAGGACAGCCGCAACGCCTATCTGGAACTGATCGAACGCATGCAGCAGCAGGGTGCCTGGTATGCCTCGCTGGCCCACGTGGAGGCCTTCCGCCAACGCTATGGTGATCGCCCCGCCCTGCGCCTGCTGCAGGCCGATGCACTGCGCGAGACCGGCCAGACCGACGCGGCCGTCGCGCTGTATCGCGAGCTGTCCAGCGGGCCGCAGGCCGCCGCTGCCGCCCATGGCATGGGGCTGATCGCTGCACGACGCGACGACGATGCCGGCAGCGAACAGGCGCTGGCGCGCGCCACGCAGTTGCAGCCCTTGAACACCGACTACCTGGGCGACCTGGGCTATGCGCGGCTGCGCGCCGGCCAGTTCGACCAGGCGCGCGAGCCGCTGGCCAAGGCCCTGGAACTTTCGCCAGGCAACGCCAAGGCCACGGCCAATCTCGCACTGTGGGCGGTACTGCGCGGCGACCAGGCCACGGCAGAGCGCCTGTCGGAACAGGCCAACCTCAACGAGGAAACGCGCCGCAGCATCCAACAGCAGGCCCAGCAGATCCGCACGCGCCTGCAGCAGCGGCAGGCCGCGGCGACCGTCAGCGCCCCTGCGCCTGCGCTCACGGCCAGCAGCGAACGCGGCGCCCGTGCATCGGGCAGCACACGGCTGGCAGCCGAACCACGCCGCGAAGCACGTGACGAGCGCGATCCGCAGCGCCTGCCACCGTCGATGCTGGAACGCTTCAGCACCACCGAACACCCGACTGGAAGCACACCATGACTGCGATGCGACTGACCCGACGCCTGTTGCCCGTGCTGTCCTGCCTGCTTGTTGCCGGTGCCGTGCAGGCACAGCAGCAGCCATTGACCGGACAGATGCTCGGTGGCCCCTCGCCGTCGGCACCGTCCGCAGCGCCGATGCAGGCCGAGCCGCTTCCCACCGTGGAGCTGGCCTCACCCGCCGCATCCACGGACGTGGCTGCGGCGCCACCGGCAATCCCCGCAACCGACGTCGCACCGCCGGCAGCGCCGCGCGCGCGCCTGCAGAGCGGCGAGGCCACCCGCAACCTGTTCCGCCTGCAGGCGTCCGGGCAAAAGGCCGGCCAACGCCTGCCGATCCTGGGCGACCAGGCCACGCTGAGCTATGCGCGTTACCTGAAGAGCTTTGAACACGAGATCCCGGACTTCTTTGAGACCGATGTTGCGCGGTCCAAGGACGCTTCCTCCTCCGGACGCTGAGGTCGGCCATGAAACGCCCACGCCAGTTCAGTTTCAGTCGCCCACGTGGCGGCATGTCGGTCACGATGATGCTGGTCATGCTGGCGCTGCTGGCCATGCTGGGCCTGATCGAAATCGGCTACCTGTTCTGGGCCAAGCGTGATGCGCAGAAGGTGGCCGACCTGGCCGCGCTGGCCGGCGCGCAGCGGCTGGAACTATGCAGTGCAGACAACAGCGACAACAGCGCAGCCCGGCAAAGCGCGCTGGCCCAGAACAGGTTCGCGGGCACCCTGCAGGTCCGCTGCGGCAACTGGAGTGCCAGCCGCGGTACCAGCAACCGTTTCGTCACCAGCGTTGATGCCAGCAACCCGCGCAATGCCGTGCAGGTGATCGCCGAGCGCAGCGTGCTGCCCTTCTTCGGCCAGAACACCAGCCTGCCGACCGTCAGCGTGCAGGCGGTAGCCCGCCGCTCGGAGCCCACGGCGGTATTCGCGGTGGGCTCGCAGCTGCTGCGCACCAACGGCGACTCGGTGCTGCTGTCGACGCTGCGCCTGGTCGGCCTGGATGTCACCAACGCAACCGTGCTTTCCTATGACGGCCTGGCGCAGGCCAACGTCACGCCATCCGGCCTGCTGAAGGCACTCAACATCCCGGTGAGCGCCAACCTCAGCGTGGCCGACTTCAACCGCCTGCTGTCGGTCAACAAGATCTCGCTGGCGCAGCTGGTCGATGCCACCGCCACCGTCGTCGGCCGTGACTCGACGGTGGGCGCGCAGCTGCGCGCCC
This portion of the Stenotrophomonas sp. WZN-1 genome encodes:
- a CDS encoding Flp pilus assembly protein TadD, whose translation is MPALRSSCLLLAVALAALASGCASTTPKYVRAPSLAPPEPDPQDSRNAYLELIERMQQQGAWYASLAHVEAFRQRYGDRPALRLLQADALRETGQTDAAVALYRELSSGPQAAAAAHGMGLIAARRDDDAGSEQALARATQLQPLNTDYLGDLGYARLRAGQFDQAREPLAKALELSPGNAKATANLALWAVLRGDQATAERLSEQANLNEETRRSIQQQAQQIRTRLQQRQAAATVSAPAPALTASSERGARASGSTRLAAEPRREARDERDPQRLPPSMLERFSTTEHPTGSTP
- a CDS encoding DUF3613 domain-containing protein — translated: MTAMRLTRRLLPVLSCLLVAGAVQAQQQPLTGQMLGGPSPSAPSAAPMQAEPLPTVELASPAASTDVAAAPPAIPATDVAPPAAPRARLQSGEATRNLFRLQASGQKAGQRLPILGDQATLSYARYLKSFEHEIPDFFETDVARSKDASSSGR
- a CDS encoding type II secretion system F family protein, which codes for MSANAWFALSLLVLAAGVALLGIAGWVRSHREHRTSATLKTALQPRDETRDSEATRRDSLGWLERFGRSLSGGRLEAALLANEDKLLLDLAGWNTRRGTAIYLGLRLLLALLVLALALAFSSAHGLAKVMVVIGALAAGLLLPKFVLSSWVKRRRRAVENELPLLIDLLRLLQGVGFSMDQSLQTLGDKLRDALPVLGGELQEANVAYTHGRTRAQSLRRLSEVYADDDLTSLMQLILQVHAHGGAVQEPLRQFSIRLREQRRNTLKEKVGKLSVKMTVVMMLTLLPALMLVLAGPALVALATTMSKMGSP